The Anguilla rostrata isolate EN2019 chromosome 1, ASM1855537v3, whole genome shotgun sequence nucleotide sequence aggaacaccccccccccccccaactgtgcACTGTGAACTATGGAGGAGGTAGTGTCTTGGCTTGGGCAtatatggctgcttctggaacaggctcatgtgtatttattgatgatttAATGGAGGATGGCAGTAGGatggatgaattcagaagtgtaCAGACGATGAAAATTCTATTAAATAAGatctgattgtctgtacttttgtctcatattaaTCTTTTGAACTCAAATCCAGATGCTTTAAGTAGgctatatagcaaaaataacaaatttcactctccCATTCCCCATTGTTGTACGGCACTATAACTTTCCAAAAAACGAACTACTGGATGACAGCAGTATATTCCCAATTCCCAAATTCGATTTAGCAAAACGTCTCTTTTCAAAAAGGCATAATTATGAGTGAGATGGGAATTAGCCTCCTGAAACTACAGCAGCAGTGCGCACTTGTCTGAAGGACCTGGGTACCTTTCATCCGGAGCCAGCCGTGACAAACAGCGTGTTCAAGCCGAGAGGAAAATAACTCAGTGTGGCATTTATAAGGTAAATACAGCCTGGGTGCAATTAGCGATTGGACGGGACATCTCTAAAACGTCGAGCGCAACGTAGACTCCCCGCTGTTTGACCGCTTTGATTTTTATCGGCGCTTAAATCCAAAATGGACGTCCCTTTAAATTTTACCCTCTGTTGACGCACCGGTGATGTCACCGCGTCTAATGAGAGCGATGTTGTTTTCCCCCCCGCCTCAGGCTCGTTCTCTGAGAGTGAGCCCCCTCCAGCCGGCCTCGAccgcccccgtgccccccccgccAAAACCCAAGAGCCCCACGGGAGATGGCAGCAAACAGCAGATGGAGGAGATACTCAACGCCATGCTTCCACCAAGGTAAGCGCCCCCCTAGCTCGCCCCCCTCATCACCGCTAAAGCTACCCGCcactcctgcaccccccccccccccatcgccctAACGCTATTGTGCAACTGCTACGGATTCCCTGCTtggccaccccaccccctcgcccctgcTAACGCTTCTGCACCTCCCCTACctcgcacccccccaccccccaacgcCACTAACCGCGGCGTGTCGTTGCGCTGCAGGGAGTGGGTGGATAACAGCCAGCTGTGGGTGCAGCAGGTGTCGTGCACGCCCTGCACGCGCATGGACGTGGTgaagctgcaggagctgctggacctgaagctgcagcagaggCAGGCGCGGGAGACGGGGATATGCCCGGTGCGCCGCGAGCTGTACACGCAGTGCTTCGGTACGGCCCcccgcacagacacagacagagacacagacacggacagaggcacagtcagagacacagacagagatactgagacacagacacagtcagagacacaggcacagacacagacagaggcggagacacagacagagacacagacagagagctgtGCTGCCTTGTCTACCAGGTTCACTTTTCAGTGTGACTAGAACTGAACAtaactgagcacagcacagcacaacacactgGGAGCATGGCTGTACATGCCTCACCCgacacctcccacctcccctcttCTGCCCGCCAGACGAGCTGATCAGACAGGTGACCATCAGCTGCTCGGAGAGGGGTCTGCTGTTGCTACGGGTACGAGATGAGATACGCATGACCATCGCGGCCTACCAGACCTTGTACGAGAGCAGCGTGGCCTTCGGCATGAGGAAGGCCCTGCAGGCCGAGCAGGGCAAGGCTGACCTGGAGAAGAAGGTACTGCCTGCGCTGGCCACACAGAGGTGGACCgcatttcccatgatgccctgGGCACCAGAGTCCTCATCCAGCTTCAGATGCAGActgcatttcccacaatgccctgggcACCAGAGTCATCATCCAGCTTCAGATGCAGACTGCATTTTGGGTCCCACATCACTCCCACACTGTGTCCCCTGCGCAGATACTGGAGTTGGAGAGCGAGAAGAAGGACCTGGAGCGGCAGGTGAACGAGCAGAAGGCCAAGTGCGAGGCCATCGAGAGGCGGGAGACGGAGAGACggcaggtggaggagaagaAGCACACGGAGGAGATCCAGTTCCTCAAACGCACCAACCAGCAGCTCAAGGTGAGGCCGTCCGGCCGAGAgagagcgctaacgtgctaacgctCCTGCCAGCCCGGGGACACGCGCATCAGAAGTGTCTCCACATTCTTTTTCCTTGACAGTAcggtattttaaatgaaacacatatttacatattttgacttcaacatttcaaatacaaatgaattgtATTTGAGAATGCATTTGACAGACACTGTGCATCTGAGTTGATGTTTTACTGTCAGGGTGTACGGGTTGTGTCTCCAAATTCTTTGACGTACACTGATGTTGACCAATCATTGGCCGTGTTTGAATCATTGCGCTTCCCTACTACTGAGTAGGCTTGTTGAGTACGCAAAGTATGCAGTATGCAGTCTTCTCAATGCAGTGTACCCGTCAGGTATGTTGACTTGTATGACGTTTGTCCGTAAGAGCGCTTCCTGTGTCACCTgacctctgacacacaggtgtgcTCTTTTCTTTCAGGCCCAACTGGAGGGCATCGTCGCCCCAAAGAAGTGACCACAGGACTTCACCAAGGCATATTCCATCGTTTTATACTGTTTTTACAAACATCCTCACATTAAAGGACTCAACgtccattttatacatttttactgaaacGATACCCTACAGACATCAGAAAAACGAAGCAAAAATTGCACTATTTGTGTCTTTTTATCCACAGAATGGAAGCTCAGTTTATAACACCATTTCAAGCGCTTTGCAAAATGGCAGTTCCTGTTCTGCTAAACGTCAGTTGTCCTAATTTGGCCTGCAAGGATTAAATTGTTGACAgatgaaaatgttcttttttccatgCTATTTTCAGcatatattttctgttcatcactgtttttttttccttcaaaatgaCTCTTGGACCAATGATGTTCTTATATAAAGATTCCAAGGGAAATGATAACTTTGTTAAATGACTCAACTTTAACAAAAAAGTATGTTTGTTAACTATGTttgcaaaaatcattttaaccgtttaaatatgcaaatcacACTAATAATTTTTCTCACTGTAGTTGTTACACAAGCCTAGTTAATGGGCATTAACAAGGAATTTACTAAATAAGTTTTTAGTCTCATATCTCTACTGTTTATTTAGGATTTATGAATGcataaatgtatgtaatatCTGTTAATTATTTACAGCCATAAGTTGTTCCCTACTTGGTATCAtaaccaaaaatattttctcttctAAGTCTGGGACGCTTGcagaaaaaacactgcaaatggACCAGTCCTGCAGAAAGCCATACACACATCTGTGTAGAAATGCTCTGCACTATCTTTGACCTTTCACCTCTGATCTTTGACCTGTACGAAAGATTGCAATGTAGTAGTTCAGTTCCTACcgcatgttaaaaaaacaatttcacagtGGCCGCGTTGGcattatttttgattttgttaaaaaaaaaaaattaatgttttatattacaAGTTAAAAATGATCCACTGGCCCATTGAAATCTTTGTACTGttgatgaataaaaatgaaatcctGGCAGTCCATACTCTCCATGTTTATTGCATTCAAGGCTCTGTACATACATATCCACACAACGGGATTTATAAATGGTGTGTACAATAAACGCTTccaacacagaaacactgtcTTAAGCCTCGCCACCCCTTCCCTGGATCTGTGGAGTTTTAAGACATCGCGAAACTCGTGATTAAAAACCAGGAGACGCAGGCACAGACGGGTGTGTGAtttgacggggggggggggggtttggggcctTG carries:
- the dnali1 gene encoding axonemal dynein light intermediate polypeptide 1 isoform X2: MFICPPRNHAPSTIQARSLRVSPLQPASTAPVPPPPKPKSPTGDGSKQQMEEILNAMLPPREWVDNSQLWVQQVSCTPCTRMDVVKLQELLDLKLQQRQARETGICPVRRELYTQCFDELIRQVTISCSERGLLLLRVRDEIRMTIAAYQTLYESSVAFGMRKALQAEQGKADLEKKILELESEKKDLERQVNEQKAKCEAIERRETERRQVEEKKHTEEIQFLKRTNQQLKAQLEGIVAPKK
- the dnali1 gene encoding axonemal dynein light intermediate polypeptide 1 isoform X1, producing the protein MIPSADSLLKYDTPVLVTRNTEKKSPKARSLRVSPLQPASTAPVPPPPKPKSPTGDGSKQQMEEILNAMLPPREWVDNSQLWVQQVSCTPCTRMDVVKLQELLDLKLQQRQARETGICPVRRELYTQCFDELIRQVTISCSERGLLLLRVRDEIRMTIAAYQTLYESSVAFGMRKALQAEQGKADLEKKILELESEKKDLERQVNEQKAKCEAIERRETERRQVEEKKHTEEIQFLKRTNQQLKAQLEGIVAPKK
- the dnali1 gene encoding axonemal dynein light intermediate polypeptide 1 isoform X3, translating into MEEILNAMLPPREWVDNSQLWVQQVSCTPCTRMDVVKLQELLDLKLQQRQARETGICPVRRELYTQCFDELIRQVTISCSERGLLLLRVRDEIRMTIAAYQTLYESSVAFGMRKALQAEQGKADLEKKILELESEKKDLERQVNEQKAKCEAIERRETERRQVEEKKHTEEIQFLKRTNQQLKAQLEGIVAPKK